One segment of Sulfobacillus thermosulfidooxidans DSM 9293 DNA contains the following:
- a CDS encoding integrase core domain-containing protein: MDCAAYGLEHERIPVATPNKNALIESWHAPWERECLTQEFGTYGEAYAAIMRWIAFYNPDRLHGS; this comes from the coding sequence ATGGATTGTGCCGCCTATGGTCTGGAACATGAACGCATTCCCGTGGCAACGCCGAATAAAAACGCCTTGATTGAATCGTGGCATGCTCCGTGGGAGCGCGAGTGTCTGACTCAAGAATTTGGCACATATGGCGAGGCCTATGCGGCGATAATGCGATGGATAGCCTTTTATAACCCAGATCG
- a CDS encoding HEPN domain-containing protein, translating into MNSIIDRTLINDFEISGLWWMPTNPKIKWFGTVIFKHDAIIRTELWADHDLCDKFDVLHGLSQNGERITLFDLTYPNKHTGFSQQDIIISASYATKYVVIGDHISSDIVFNVISVHYTYVEQWIRQPISPSSSLANILSINCGYSSTLGAHIEICRTQSISTSLTTWTKMLEWTIQFSFDQGHKYDELLQTVFDMANLLTVLFGLAVYPVYVEIKLKNAQSLTVYSSTIPKKILDDVHPSSFVVPFCDFMACASTIVPTWFDNLNVYRPVIGLYTATLFGSQFSEFNFLAIIQALEGYHRRKYPEKKYMDDDAYTRVIASWLSQLPVSLKQPHKDSLKTRIKYGNEYSLRTRFKKLFTIITQSETEAIVSNYGETRFIEKVIDTRNYLTHYTQELTVRAAQGKELIHLTKRLRVFLLLLILKDLNIVLSPEHFTKDLKWQLD; encoded by the coding sequence ATGAATTCAATTATCGACCGAACTCTAATAAATGATTTCGAGATTTCCGGATTATGGTGGATGCCTACGAATCCTAAGATAAAATGGTTTGGCACAGTCATCTTTAAGCACGATGCCATAATTAGAACAGAATTATGGGCAGATCATGACTTGTGTGATAAATTCGACGTTTTACATGGTCTCAGCCAAAACGGTGAACGGATCACGCTATTTGATTTGACGTATCCAAACAAACACACCGGATTTAGTCAACAAGACATCATTATCTCCGCTAGTTATGCCACTAAGTATGTCGTAATTGGAGATCATATATCGTCCGATATTGTATTTAACGTTATTTCTGTCCACTATACTTATGTTGAGCAATGGATTCGACAACCTATTTCCCCATCGTCATCATTGGCTAATATTCTTAGCATTAACTGCGGTTATAGTTCAACACTTGGCGCCCACATCGAAATTTGCCGCACCCAATCAATATCAACCAGTTTAACCACATGGACAAAAATGCTGGAGTGGACGATCCAGTTCTCTTTCGATCAGGGTCATAAGTACGACGAGCTGTTACAAACAGTTTTTGATATGGCTAATTTGCTGACGGTTTTGTTTGGTCTCGCAGTTTATCCTGTATATGTTGAAATTAAGTTGAAAAATGCACAGTCTCTAACCGTATATTCCTCGACGATACCCAAAAAGATTTTAGATGATGTACATCCTAGTTCTTTTGTCGTTCCGTTTTGTGATTTCATGGCTTGTGCATCGACTATTGTTCCAACGTGGTTTGATAATCTCAACGTCTATCGACCTGTCATCGGCTTATACACAGCAACCCTTTTCGGATCACAATTCTCTGAGTTTAATTTTTTGGCGATAATACAAGCGCTAGAAGGTTATCATCGGCGAAAATACCCCGAGAAGAAGTATATGGACGATGATGCTTACACACGTGTTATAGCCTCGTGGTTATCACAACTTCCCGTCTCACTTAAACAACCTCACAAGGATAGTCTTAAGACAAGGATCAAGTATGGAAATGAATACTCCCTACGCACACGGTTCAAGAAATTATTTACTATCATAACCCAATCGGAAACAGAAGCTATTGTTTCAAACTACGGTGAAACAAGGTTTATCGAAAAAGTTATTGACACACGCAACTATTTGACCCATTATACCCAGGAACTTACCGTAAGGGCCGCTCAAGGCAAGGAATTGATCCACTTAACAAAACGTTTACGCGTGTTCCTCCTCTTGTTAATACTTAAGGACTTGAACATAGTCCTTTCACCGGAACACTTTACTAAGGATTTGAAATGGCAGCTTGATTAA
- a CDS encoding DNA methyltransferase, translating to MSKETQFFDALRNVFIGEQVEGESGFVNLMHIKSLYYERGVFPRLQEDINRALERFPEFREEFFDRLYTFFRRYFSESGSIYFRFTPPHEHVYEQVYTDERDVTLFWKTHMLYYVKTDRLFRSMVVEIDGFKFFFDVSSLENKRSNEKRTLVYDFKERRDDATLVFTVTYSERGRQTNIDGVRRAIKNALHLNQYTAAIPSAEILKRAFRVFERQSEVDYFINKNARQFLRDQFNLWLYQYVFEPEQRQGTVWTEQRVRQLQILKEIAYKIIDFIAQFEDELVRIWNKPKFVLGSHYVITLDRIAAQDRGVAVLERLLIHPGMESQVREWQELGMVGEDFSPKEVWLEELKGKHLHERYQYLPIDTKHFPDLEGLILALFNHLDQELDGWLVHSENYQALNTMLPKFRGRVDFNYIDPPYNTQYSEIAYVNHYKHASWLTLMENRLVVSRNWLGSQAIYCISIDDVETAKLNQLLELVFNGWEKSFVTVVHNQRGQQSKNFSVVHEYLYFLYPDNERKYISDRPRETSDFRNLRDSGSESHREDAANCFYPILVKGNKIIGFGDIPPDDFHPPAANEEKNDVIYVWPIDSNGKERKWRYARQSIETVADKLEAVITSKGVQIYLSKELQMARTVWYGSHFDASEYGTKVLKEILGERIAEEFKYPKSIGLMEETLQHSELLQKGTGLVLDFFAGSGTTAHAVINLNREDGGQRKYILIEMADYFHTALLPRIKKVVFSDQWKDGKAQDGGKGISHFFKYFRVEQYEDVLRKARYGDDDVPLFFQDPYTQYVFLRDSKMLDNAETGDRIMEMNPANDEIRVDLSKLYPDVDLAETLSCLTGKWIRRIHPLDEDPTKAGVVEFEDGTSIDLQNPPWQFVKPLIWWGE from the coding sequence ATGAGCAAGGAAACCCAGTTTTTTGATGCTTTGCGGAATGTCTTTATTGGCGAGCAAGTTGAAGGGGAGTCGGGTTTTGTCAATCTTATGCACATCAAATCGCTTTACTATGAGAGAGGAGTTTTCCCCCGTCTTCAGGAGGATATCAACCGGGCTTTGGAACGCTTCCCCGAGTTTCGAGAAGAGTTTTTTGACCGCTTGTACACCTTCTTCCGTCGTTACTTCTCGGAGTCGGGGTCGATCTATTTCCGGTTTACTCCACCGCATGAACACGTCTACGAGCAGGTCTATACGGACGAACGGGACGTGACCCTGTTTTGGAAGACGCACATGCTCTACTACGTGAAGACGGATCGCCTTTTTCGTAGCATGGTAGTAGAAATTGATGGGTTTAAGTTCTTCTTTGACGTTTCTTCTTTAGAGAACAAAAGGTCCAATGAAAAACGCACGCTCGTATACGACTTCAAGGAACGGCGCGACGATGCCACGCTTGTGTTTACGGTGACCTACTCAGAACGAGGTCGGCAGACGAATATTGATGGTGTTCGCCGCGCGATCAAGAATGCCCTGCATCTAAACCAATACACCGCCGCCATACCATCAGCAGAGATCTTAAAGCGGGCGTTTCGTGTCTTTGAGCGTCAAAGCGAGGTGGACTACTTCATCAACAAAAACGCGCGCCAGTTCCTGCGCGATCAGTTTAATCTGTGGCTATATCAATACGTCTTCGAGCCCGAACAGCGTCAGGGCACCGTTTGGACGGAACAGCGCGTTCGGCAGCTGCAGATTCTCAAGGAGATCGCCTACAAAATCATCGACTTTATAGCTCAGTTTGAGGACGAGCTGGTCCGCATCTGGAACAAGCCCAAGTTTGTGCTCGGCAGCCACTACGTGATAACCCTGGACCGCATCGCGGCACAGGACAGGGGAGTAGCAGTGCTGGAACGTCTTCTCATCCACCCCGGCATGGAGTCTCAGGTACGAGAGTGGCAGGAATTGGGCATGGTTGGGGAGGACTTTTCGCCGAAGGAGGTGTGGTTGGAGGAACTTAAGGGCAAGCATCTTCACGAGCGCTATCAGTATTTACCCATAGATACCAAGCACTTCCCAGATCTGGAAGGACTCATTCTGGCGCTCTTCAACCACCTAGACCAGGAGCTGGACGGATGGCTTGTGCACAGCGAAAACTACCAAGCGCTGAACACGATGCTTCCGAAGTTTCGGGGGCGGGTAGATTTTAACTATATTGATCCACCATACAACACTCAGTACAGCGAGATCGCTTATGTGAATCACTACAAGCACGCTTCGTGGTTAACGCTGATGGAAAACCGACTGGTTGTAAGCAGGAATTGGTTGGGTTCACAAGCAATATATTGCATTTCAATCGATGATGTAGAAACTGCGAAACTAAACCAACTACTGGAACTAGTGTTCAATGGTTGGGAGAAGAGCTTCGTGACTGTAGTGCATAACCAAAGGGGGCAGCAAAGTAAAAATTTTTCTGTTGTGCATGAGTATCTTTACTTTCTATACCCCGATAATGAGCGCAAATACATTAGTGACCGTCCAAGAGAAACCTCCGATTTTAGGAATCTTCGTGATTCAGGGAGTGAATCCCATAGGGAAGATGCCGCTAACTGTTTTTATCCTATTCTTGTGAAAGGTAATAAGATTATCGGATTTGGAGATATACCACCGGATGATTTCCATCCACCGGCAGCAAACGAAGAGAAAAATGACGTTATCTACGTTTGGCCTATAGATTCAAATGGTAAAGAACGCAAATGGCGCTATGCTAGACAATCTATTGAAACAGTGGCTGACAAGCTAGAGGCGGTAATTACATCCAAAGGAGTACAAATTTATTTGTCTAAAGAACTTCAAATGGCACGAACTGTGTGGTATGGTAGCCATTTTGATGCTAGTGAATACGGGACAAAAGTTCTTAAGGAGATCCTCGGCGAGCGTATCGCTGAGGAGTTCAAATATCCTAAATCAATCGGCCTTATGGAAGAAACCCTTCAGCACTCTGAGTTGCTTCAGAAAGGCACCGGGCTTGTTCTCGACTTCTTTGCCGGCTCCGGCACCACCGCCCACGCTGTCATCAACCTGAATCGGGAGGATGGCGGCCAGCGCAAGTACATCCTAATAGAGATGGCCGACTACTTTCACACGGCCCTTCTCCCGCGCATCAAAAAGGTGGTCTTCTCGGACCAGTGGAAAGATGGCAAGGCTCAAGATGGCGGCAAGGGCATCAGTCACTTCTTCAAGTATTTTCGCGTGGAGCAGTACGAAGACGTCCTGCGCAAAGCCCGCTATGGGGATGACGATGTGCCTCTCTTTTTTCAGGACCCCTACACTCAGTATGTCTTCTTACGAGACTCCAAGATGCTGGACAACGCGGAAACGGGCGACCGAATTATGGAGATGAATCCAGCAAACGACGAAATCCGTGTAGACCTTTCCAAACTTTATCCTGACGTGGACTTGGCCGAGACGCTCTCGTGTCTGACGGGGAAGTGGATTCGACGCATCCATCCATTAGATGAGGATCCCACAAAGGCGGGTGTGGTTGAGTTCGAAGACGGTACCAGTATAGACTTGCAGAATCCCCCCTGGCAATTCGTTAAACCGCTAATTTGGTGGGGGGAGTAG